From a single Actinomycetes bacterium genomic region:
- a CDS encoding NYN domain-containing protein, which produces MPTDEERIALFIDHENLVIGAREIGRAFDVGPIMDALAERGRVVARRAYADWTLFADDRRSLVQHNCELIDIPQRTGAVRKNAADIKLAVDAMELAYERGFVSTFVIASGDSDFTPLVAALRGLNRRVIGIGVRGSTSGLLPPACDEFMFYDRLPGVAELTPQPARSGGNGAAKAKPPARAKSGKAKTRPPGASGDRDLQDLQRTITQTLAGLKQSGAEPVLASTLKRAVLRKDPTFSESDYGFRAFGELLRQLERNGVVALGDGAASGDPAVDFPAAGGRADQAFDLLKKTVLDLQGEEDEVPLSGLKDQLRKRAPGWSEKDLGYAGFLQFVKAAAANGVVVMEWDDEEGDYFLYVPE; this is translated from the coding sequence ATGCCCACCGACGAAGAACGCATCGCGCTGTTCATCGACCACGAGAACCTCGTCATCGGCGCCCGCGAGATCGGCCGTGCATTCGATGTCGGCCCGATCATGGACGCGCTCGCCGAGCGGGGCCGGGTCGTGGCCAGGCGCGCCTACGCCGACTGGACGCTGTTCGCCGACGACCGGCGTTCCCTCGTCCAGCACAACTGCGAGCTCATCGACATCCCCCAGCGCACCGGCGCGGTCCGCAAGAACGCCGCCGACATCAAGCTCGCGGTCGACGCGATGGAGCTCGCCTACGAGCGTGGCTTCGTGTCCACGTTCGTGATCGCCTCCGGCGACTCCGACTTCACCCCGCTGGTCGCGGCCCTGCGCGGCCTGAACCGGCGGGTGATCGGCATCGGGGTCAGGGGGTCGACGTCTGGCCTGCTCCCGCCCGCCTGCGACGAGTTCATGTTCTACGACCGCCTGCCAGGGGTCGCCGAGCTGACCCCGCAGCCGGCCCGGTCCGGCGGCAACGGCGCGGCCAAGGCCAAGCCGCCCGCTCGGGCCAAGTCGGGCAAGGCCAAGACCCGCCCGCCGGGCGCATCGGGTGACCGGGACCTGCAGGACCTGCAGCGCACGATCACCCAGACGCTGGCCGGGCTGAAGCAGAGCGGCGCCGAGCCGGTGCTCGCCTCCACCCTCAAGCGGGCCGTGCTGCGTAAGGACCCGACCTTCTCCGAGTCCGACTACGGGTTCCGCGCCTTCGGGGAGCTGCTGCGCCAGCTCGAGCGCAACGGGGTCGTCGCCCTCGGGGACGGCGCCGCCTCCGGCGACCCCGCGGTCGACTTCCCGGCCGCGGGTGGCCGCGCCGACCAGGCGTTCGACCTGCTCAAGAAGACCGTGCTCGACCTGCAGGGCGAGGAGGACGAGGTGCCGCTGTCGGGCCTGAAGGACCAGCTCCGCAAGCGCGCCCCGGGCTGGTCGGAGAAGGACCTCGGCTACGCCGGGTTCCTGCAGTTCGTCAAGGCGGCCGCGGCCAACGGGGTCGTGGTCATGGAGTGGGACGACGAGGAAGGCGACTACTTCCTGTACGTGCCGGAGTAA